A part of Streptomyces sp. NBC_00557 genomic DNA contains:
- a CDS encoding MFS transporter: MDAEPEAAIHAARIPGGRDGRRMLLITFVDRIGSGLWAAVSVLYFTYVSGLSVAQIGTLAAVSGAVGIAGAPLGGRIADRFPLTRTLIALQLLRAVASFGLLTSDHYLPLLAISAAGSLGDRASSVLTKLYAARIAGPDRVRYQAVNRTASNAGWALGGLAAAGALTLGTTTAYRWLLTGDALSFVAIALLTLTCAEPPSGNRVAATAGTHRGRKPANPWRDRTYLAYVATDTVLFLDDSVFQVGLPLWIAHTEGVPHGLAPLLLVLNNVMVVALQVPLARYGTTTAAARKLLLPLSAASAAGGGALALSATGGTEQAICLLTASAVLFTLAEMLHAVVSWELSLALAPDTAQGAYLGVHGLAQSAQRSLGPLAVTAAIATGPLGWTAFGATIAATCALQHRLVRDRLHGSPLSVPPVTVSEH; the protein is encoded by the coding sequence GTGGACGCCGAACCCGAGGCCGCCATCCACGCCGCGCGCATACCAGGAGGCCGCGACGGACGCCGGATGCTCCTGATCACCTTCGTCGACCGCATCGGCAGCGGCCTGTGGGCAGCCGTCTCCGTCCTGTACTTCACCTACGTCTCCGGCCTCTCCGTCGCCCAGATCGGCACCCTCGCCGCCGTCTCCGGAGCCGTCGGCATCGCCGGCGCACCCCTCGGCGGACGCATCGCCGACCGCTTCCCCCTCACCCGGACCCTGATCGCCCTCCAACTCCTGCGCGCCGTCGCCTCGTTCGGGCTGCTCACCAGCGACCACTACCTTCCGCTGCTCGCCATCTCGGCGGCCGGCAGCCTCGGAGACCGTGCCTCCAGCGTCCTCACCAAGCTCTACGCCGCCCGCATCGCCGGCCCCGACCGCGTCCGCTACCAGGCCGTCAACCGCACCGCCTCCAACGCCGGCTGGGCCCTGGGCGGCCTCGCCGCCGCCGGCGCCCTCACCCTCGGCACCACCACCGCCTACCGCTGGCTCCTCACCGGCGACGCGCTCTCCTTCGTGGCCATCGCTCTCCTCACCCTGACCTGCGCGGAACCCCCGTCCGGCAACCGCGTCGCCGCCACGGCCGGCACACACCGCGGCAGGAAACCGGCGAACCCATGGCGCGACCGCACCTACCTCGCCTACGTGGCGACCGACACGGTCCTCTTCCTCGACGACTCCGTCTTCCAGGTCGGCCTGCCCCTGTGGATCGCCCACACCGAGGGCGTACCGCACGGCCTCGCACCCCTGCTGCTCGTCCTCAACAACGTGATGGTCGTCGCCCTCCAGGTGCCGCTCGCCCGCTACGGCACCACCACCGCGGCAGCCCGGAAACTGCTCCTCCCGCTGTCCGCCGCCTCCGCCGCCGGCGGCGGCGCCCTCGCCCTGTCCGCCACCGGCGGCACCGAGCAGGCGATCTGCCTGCTCACCGCGTCCGCCGTCCTCTTCACCCTGGCCGAGATGCTGCACGCCGTCGTGTCCTGGGAACTCTCCCTCGCCCTCGCCCCCGACACCGCACAGGGCGCCTACCTCGGCGTGCACGGACTCGCCCAGTCCGCCCAGCGCAGCCTCGGCCCCCTCGCCGTCACCGCGGCCATCGCCACCGGCCCCCTCGGCTGGACCGCCTTCGGCGCCACCATCGCCGCGACCTGCGCACTTCAGCACCGCCTGGTCCGCGACCGCCTCCACGGCAGCCCGTTGTCAGTGCCGCCGGTTACGGTGAGTGAGCACTGA